One Glycine soja cultivar W05 chromosome 2, ASM419377v2, whole genome shotgun sequence genomic region harbors:
- the LOC114403243 gene encoding ER membrane protein complex subunit 8/9 homolog: MGSNGLRYEIEQNAYIKLVLHSLKHPTSAVNGVLIGRISASNDVVEIADAVPLFHSHIPLLPQLEISLIMIEEYFSAKGLNIVGYFHANERSDDSELGSVAKNIGDHICRYFPQAAVLLLDNKKLDALKKSKDRSAIMQLYVRDTSKNWKLVQSDGNNRFSLKEPSANLVLLDYIASEKWNDVVDFDDHLDDISKDWLNPGLFN, translated from the exons ATGGGCAGCAACGGTTTGAGGTACGAGATCGAACAAAACGCTTACATAAAACTCGTCCTTCACTCCCTCAAACACCCAACCTCCGCCGTCAACGGCGTCTTGATCGGTCGCATCTCCGCTTCCAACGACGTCGTCGAGATCGCCGATGCCGTCCCTCTCTTCCACTCTCACATCCCCCTTCTTCCCCAATTGGAGATATCTCTCATCATG ATAGAGGAATATTTTTCTGCTAAAGGGTTGAACATAGTGGGCTATTTTCACGCGAATGAGAGATCTGATGACAGTGAGCTTGGTAGTGTGGCGAAGAATATTGGTGACCACATTTGCCGCTACTTTCCCCAAGCCGCCGTTCTATTG TTAGATAACAAGAAGCTCGATGCTTTGAAAAAGAGCAAGGACCGTAGTGCCATAATGCAG CTTTATGTTAGGGATACATCTAAGAACTGGAAGTTGGTTCAGTCAGATGGGAACAATCGATTTTCTCTCAAAGAGCCATCAGCAAATCTAGTCTTGTTGGACTATATTGCATCCGAGAAGTGGAATGACGTTGTAGATTTTGATGACCATCTTGATGACATAAGCAA GGATTGGC